The following DNA comes from Microcella sp..
ATGTGGATGCGGCCGACGCTGCTCTGCTCACCGCCCGTGCCGTGACGCATGCCGCGCCACGCAGTGCCCTGAGCCGGGGCATCGCCGAGCTCGCAGACAGGCTGGTCGCGCCCGCCGCGACGGCACGACCCGCACGAACGCCGACCTGGTGGCGGCGCACGGGCTGACGCGGCCGCGGCGCACGGGCTGACGCGGCCGCGGCGCAACTGCCACGCCTCACGGACTAGCCTGGGGGCGTGTCGACGCTCTCAGATCTGGTGCATGAGCACGGTGCCGCCGACGAGACCGACATCGAGTGGCTGCACCTGCTGCTCGCCGACGGGCAGCTGATCGCCGACCTGGCCTTCGCCGACATCGTGCTGTGGGTGCCGACCACCGCGGGCGGCTTCATCGCCGTCGGTCACGCGCGCCCCAGCAGCTCGGCCACCCTGTTCTACCGCGACTTCGTCGGCCACGAGGTCAAGCCCGAGTGGCAGCGGCAGGTTACGCAGGCCTACGAGACGGCCCAAATCGTCGACACCTCGGCACCCGACTGGTACGAAGAGACGCCGACCAGAGTGCGGGCGGTGCCGGTGCTGCGCCGCCCGGGTCGCGACGGGGCGCGCGTGAGCGAGCATCCGATCGCCATCATCACGCGACACACCAACCTCAGCGAAGCGCGCATGCCGAGTCGGCAAGAGCTGACGTTCAACGAGTGCGCCAACGACCTGTTCCACATGATCGCCGCCGGCGACTTTCCTGACCTGGGCGCCCCCAGCGGCCCCCGCCGCGGAGCCCCGCGCGCCTCAGACGGCCTGCTGCGCCTCGACCTCGACGGCGTCGTCACCTTCGCGAGCCCCAACGGACTCAGCGCCTTCAACCGCATGGGCTTCGTCGGCGAGCTCGAAGGCGAGTCGCTCGCGAGTGTCACCACGACCCTGCTCGCCGGGCGCACGCTGCAGGTCGACGAGTCGCTGCCGCTCGTCGTCACCGGCCGTGCGCCGTGGCGCACCGACATCGAGTCGGGCGGGGTCACTGTGACGCTGCGCACCGTTCCGCTCGTGCGCGACGGCCGACGCATCGGCGCGATGATTCTCGTGCGCGATGTCACCGAGGTGCGGCACCAAGAGCGTGAGCTCATCACGAAAGACGCGACCATTCGCGAGATTCACCACCGCGTGAAGAACAACCTGCAGACGGTCGCCTCGCTGCTACGCATCCAGGCCCGCAGAGCCCACAGCGATTCGACGAAGGATGCTCTGACGCAAGCCATGCGCCGCGTGGCCGCGATCGCCGTCGTGCACGACACCCTCAGCGAGGGGCTGAACCAGAATGTCGACTTCGACGACGTCTTCGCGCGCGTGCTCATGCTCATCGCCGAAGTGGCATCGAGTCACAACACGGTCGTGCGGCCTCGCTCTACCGGCAGCTTCGGCACCCTGCCGAGCGAGTACGCCACGCCTCTCGCGCTCGCGCTCACCGAGCTCGTCACCAACGCGGTCGAGCACGGACTCGAAGGCCGCCCCGACGGCGAGGTCGAGATCGTCGCGACCCGCACCCACGACACCCTGTCGGTGAAGGTGCGCGACAACGGTGCCGGCATGCCCGAGGGCGTCGTCGGTTCAGGCCTCGGCACGCAGATCGTGCGCACCCTTATTCAGGGCGAGCTCGGCGGCACCATCGACTGGCACACGCTCGAGGGCGAAGGCACAGAGGTCACCATCGAGGTGCCGCTGCTCTACCTGCGCAAGAAGCGGGCATGACAACGCCCCGGGGCATCTGCGAGAGATGCGCACCGGGGCGCGGTCGATGTCAGGCGATGCGTCGGGTGCCTAAGAGGCGCGGCGAGCGCGCGCAGCGCGGCGCTTGAGGGCGCGGCGCTCGTCTTCGCTGAGGCCGCCCCAGACGCCCGAGTCTTGATTCGTCTCGAGGGCGTACTGCAGGCAGGTCTCGGTGACCGTGCAACGGCCGCAGACCGTCTTGGCCTTCTCGATCTGGTCGACCGCCGGGCCGGTGTTGCCGACCGGGAAGAACAGTTCGGGGTCGGCCGTGAGGCAAGCTGCTTTGTCGCGCCAATCCATGGGGAAGTGCTCCTTTAATGTGGGTCAGGTAGCAGGCGCCGAAGGTTGACAGACGCGCTACATCGTCGGTACTCGCACCAGCGATTCGGTGAGAGAGAAAGTTCTTGGGAACGTCGCCCACTGCTCTGTAGGCGTCACATCAACCTCGTATAGGTTCCCATAGGCTGGTTGTCAAATCAATAGGTACGCATGGGATGGTTTGCATGGAAGACACCCGACGTTCGCCTCTCGTCACCGTGCTGGTCATTCTTCTGGGGGCTCAGACGGTCTTCATCGTCGGGGTGACGATCTATCTCGTGGTCGAACTACTTCTTGCCGAGGCAGACTTTCCGCCCACCGCGATCGCGCTGACCGTGCTCGTCGTGCTCGTCGCGATCTGGCTCGTCGCGATGACGCGCGGAGTCTGGCGCGGCCGCGCCTGGACGCGCGGCAGCGTGCTCGTCTACCAGTTTCTGCAGCTCGCGATCGGCGTCGGCAGCATCCAAGGCTTCGTGCCGCGCCCCGACATCGGCTGGTGGGTGATCGCGACGGCTGTGCTCGGACTCGTGCTGGTGCTCAGTACGCCTGTGTCGAGCTACCTCGACGCCCGCGATTAGGCGTCGAGACCGAGCTTCTTGCGCAGGCTCGCGACGTGGCCCGTGGCCTTGACGTTGTAGAGGGCGTGCTCGATGACACCCTGCTCGTCGATGACGAACGTCGAGCGGATAACGCCCATGACGGTCTTGCCGTACATCGACTTCTCGCCGTAGGTGCCGTAGGCGTTGTGCACCGCGAGGTCGGGGTCGCTCAACAGCGGGAAGGGCAGGTGTTCTTCGGCGGCGAACTTCTGGAGAGCATCCGGCCCGTCTTTCGAGACGCCGAGCACGACGTAGCCGGCCGCCTGCAGCGAGGCCAGGTTGTCGCGGAAGTCGCAGGCCTGCGTCGTGCAGCCGGGCGTGCTGGCCGCGGGGTAGAAGTAGAGCACGACCTTCTTGCCGGCGTAGTTGGCGAGCGAGACGTGCGCGCCGTCTTTGTCGGGCAGCGTGAAGGCGGGGGCCGGGGTGCCGGCGTCGAGGCGGGGCTGGGCCATGGGGTGCTCCTTCGTGGGCGAGGCGGCAATGTTGGGCTGGCGTAGCGGCGTGATGCGAGCGGATGCTCGACGCACGGCGCCGCACCGGCCAGCGACTCTGCACAGTGTATGGATGCGCGGCGCACGTCGGCTGAATGCCTGCCGAGTAGTGGCCCCCTCTCGCTCAGTGGTAGTGTTCTTTCTCGGCCCGCTCGCGGGCTCACGCACCTCTAGCTCAATTGGCAGAGCAACTGACTCTTAATCAGTGGGTTCCGGGTTCAAGTCCCGGGGGGTGTACGAAAGCCCCGGTTCGCTCTCGCCAGCAGCCGGGGTTTTTGCATGCCCGGTGTCGGCACAGGGGACTTTGGTCACGAATATCGCTCAACCCGTCGCGAGAGAACGCTCTCACGCCCAGACTGGGCTCGCGCGACTCGCGCGACCACCATTCTGAGCGGAGCCACCACCCGTGTTCGAGCAAGACGTCGACCCGGTCTTCGGGTCTCTGGCGCTGTCGGCTCTCGCCGCTGCGCTGCCCCTGCTGTTGCTGTTCGTGCTGCTGGGGGTGTTCAAGGTTCGGGCGCCCTTCGCGGCGATCGCGGCCCTGGGGCTCTCGATCGTGCTCGCGATCATCGGCTGGAACATGCCGCCCGTGCAGGCTCTTAGCGCCGCGGGCGCTGGCGTCTTCTACGGGCTCTTCCCGATTCTGTGGATTCTCGTCAACGCCCTGTGGGTCTACCGCCTCACCACGGTGACGCGGTGGTTCGAGGTGTTCGGCCGCACGATCCGCTCGGTGAGCGATGATCTGCGCATCCTCTCGATTCTCATCGCGTTCTGCTTCGGCGCGCTGCTCGAGTCGCTCGCGGGCTTCGGAGCACCCGTCGCGATCTCGGCGGCCATGCTGCTCGCGGCGGGCATGGCACCGCTCAAGGCCGCGCTCGTGTCGCTGCTCGCCAACACGGCGCCCGTCGCCTTTGGCGCTCTCGCTGCTCCCGTCATCGCGCTCGCGGGCGTCACGGGCCTGCCGCTCGACGACCTCGCCTCGATGGCGGGTCGACAGACGCCGTTCATGGCACTGCTGGTTCCGATGATTCTCGTCTTCTTGGTGGATGGCCGCCGCGGCCTGAAGCAGACCTGGCCCGTCGCTCTGGTCGCAGGCTTCGTGTTCGGCCTCGCCCAGTTCGTGACGTCAAACTACTTCGCGGTCGAACTGACCGATGTGGTCGCGGCCGTGGCCACCATCGCAGCGGTGCTGCTCATGCTGCGCGTGTGGCAGCCGGCCGAGCTCGTGAGCATGAGCGGCGCCGTCGAGGTGGGGCAGCCCGCCGTCGAGCGGCCGCCCGTGCGCGAGGTGCTCATGTCGGTCGCGCCGTACCTCATCATCATGGCCGTGTTCTCGATCGCGCAGATCGCCGCCGTCAAGGCGTGGTTCGTCTCGCTCAGTGTCACCTTCGCGTGGCCGGGGCTCGATGTCGTCACCGCTGCGGGCGAGCCCGCGGGGGCGCAGATGCTCCACCTCGACACCCTCGGGGCGACGGGCACCCTGCTCTTGATCTCGGGGCTCATCACGGCCGCGGTCTACCGCATCGTGCCGCGCGCCGGGTTCGCTGCCTACGGCGCGACGCTACACCAGCTGCGCTGGACGATCGTGACCGTCACCGCCGTGCTCGGGCTCTCGTTCGTCATGAACCTCTCGGGCCAGGCCACCTCGCTCGGTGTCGCGCTCGCTTCGGCGGGCGGGTTCTTCGTCGTGCTCTCGCCGATCATCGGCTGGATCGGCGTGGCCCTCACGGGGTCTGACACCTCGTCGAACGTGCTCTTCGGCCCCGTGCAGGTCGCCGCGGCCGAGCAGGTAGGTCTGGAACCCGTGCTCATGGCTGCGGCGAACTCGTCGGCGGGTGTGCTCGGCAAGATGCTCTCGGTGCAGAACCTCGCGGTCGCCGCTGCCGCCGTCGGCATGGTCGGCAGCGAGGGCACGCTGCTGCGCAAGCTGCTGCCCTGGAGCCTCGGCCTGCTCGCCCTCATCACGCTGCTGATCGTGCTGCAGTCGACTCCGGTGCTCGGCTGGATGGTGCCCTGATCACGCCCCTGAGCCTGGCGCGACCTGGTCGTCGCGTCGTGGTGTCGCGAGGGAGCCACGACACGGCAGGATGATGCCGTGACCATCGACACCTGGCTCATCTTCGCCCTCGCTGCACTCGGCCTGTCGTTCACCCCGGGGCCGAACGGACTTCTGGCCTTGACCCACGGTGCGATCTACGGTCTGCGTCGCACCGTGGCCACGGTGCTCGGCGGCGCTCTCGGGTTTCTCGTCGTCATCGCGATCTCGATGTTCGGCATCGGGGCGCTGCTCACGGTGGTGCCCGAAGTGCTCACGGTGCTCAAGTGGGTAGGCGGTGCCTATCTGGTCTTTCTCGGCATCATGGTGTGGCGGTCTCCGGCCATCACCGTGGGGCACGATGTCGAGCGGCCGAGCACCGCGTGGTGGTCACTCGCGCAGCAGGGCTTTCTCGCCGCGGTGACGAATCCGAAGGGCATCCTCTTCTTCGTCGCGTTCCTGCCCCAGTTCATCGACCCGCAGCGCGATCTCGGGGTGCAGTTCGCGATCATGGCCGCGACGTTCATCGTCATCGAGATCGTGTTCGAGCTGGTCGTGGCGGCGCTCTCGCAGTCGCTGCAGCCCCTGCTCGCGCGCGCCGGGCGCTGGTTCAACCGGGTGACGGGCGGGTTCTTCATCGCGATCGGCGTGCTGCTGCCCTGGCAGCTCTAGCGCTAGAGGTGAACTGAGTTCGCCTAAGATCACCCTCGTGGTTCCTCTCCCCGAGCTGCTTGCCTTCGTCGTCGCAGCAATCGTCATCATCGCCATCCCCGGCCCGAGCGTGCTGTTCGTCGTGGGTCGGGCGCTCGTGCTCGGCAAGCGCGGTGCGCTGCTGAGCGTGCTCGGCAATGCGGCGGGAGTCGCCATCCAGATCATCGCTGTCGCCGCGGGGCTCGGCGTGCTCGTCGCACAGTCGGTCATGCTGCTCACGGTGCTGAAGATCGTGGGGGCGCTCGTGCTCGTCTGGCTGGGCATCCAGGCGATCCGCCACCGCCACGCCGTGTCGGGGGCAGACCTGCCCGCCGTGTCGGCGCGGCCCGCTCGCCTGCTGCGCGAGAGCTTTCTGGTGGGCATCAGCAACCCCAAGACAATCGTCTTCTTCGTGGCCGCCCTGCCGCAGTTCGTCGTGCCGGGCGCGGGAAGCCCGGTGCTGCAGATGCTCGAACTCGGCGCGATCTTTCTCGTGCTCGGTGTCGCGGGCGACAGCGTCTATGCGCTCGCCGCGGGCGCCGCGCGCGACTGGTTCGCGACGAACCCTCGCCGCATGAGCGGGATGCGCGCAACGGGCGGCGCGGCGCTCATCGGCCTCGGCGGCGCCATGGCCGTCACGGCGCGCTCCTAGCGCGCCGTGCACGGGAGAGCGCAGTCGGCGCGCTCGTAGCGCGCCGTGCACGGTACAGCGCAGTCGGCGCGCTCCTAGCGCTTCGCGAGCCGCAACCAGGTCTCGACGACGGTGTCGGGGTTGAGCGACATCGATTCGATGCCGTGGTCGACGAGCCAGTCGGCGAGATCGGGGTGGTCGCTCGGCCCTTGACCGCAGATACCGACGTACTTGCCCGCTGCGCGGCAGCCCTCGATCGCGAGCTCGAGCAGGGCGAGCACGGCCGGGTCGCGCTCGTCGAACGAGCCGGCGACGAGGGCCGAGTCGCGGTCGACTCCGAGCGTGAGCTGCGTGAGGTCGTTCGAGCCGATCGAGAAGCCGTCGACGTGCTCGAGAAAGGCCGCCGCGGTGATCGCGTTCGACGGAATCTCGCACATCATGATGATGCGCAGCCCGTTTTCGCCGCGCCGCAGTCCGTTCGCCGCCAGCACCTCGATCACCGCCTCGAGCTCAGCGACGGTGCGCACGAACGGCACCATGAGCTCGACGTTCGTGAGCCCCATGTCGTCGCGCACGTGGCGCATGGCCTCGCACTCCATGGCGAACGCTTCGGCGAAGTTGTCAGAGACGTAGCGCGAAGCGCCTCGGTAGCCGAGCATCGGGTTCTCTTCGCGCGGCTCATAGCGATCGCCGCCGATGAGCCCCGCGTACTCGTTCGACTTGAAGTCGCTGAGGCGCACGATGACGGGCTCAGGGGCGAAGGCCGCCGCGATCGTCGACACACCTTCGGCGACCCGGCTCACGAAGAAGTCGCGCGGAGACGGGTAGGCGGCGCAGTGCTCGTCGACCACCTTCTGCAGGTCGGCCGGCAAGGCGTCGCGCTCGAGAAGGGCACGGGGGTGGATGCCCACCTGACGGTTGATGATGAACTCGAGCCGCGCGAGCCCCACCCCGCGGTTCGGCAGGTGCGAGAACGCGAAAGCCTGGTCGGGGGTGCCGACGTTCATCATGATCTTCGTCGGTACCGGCGGCATGGCCTCGAGCGAGGTCTCGATGATCTCGAACGGCAGCAGCCCTTCGTAGACGCGCCCTTCATCGCCTTCGGCGCACGAGACGGTGACCTCCTGCTCGTCGATCATGACGCTCGTCGCGGTGCCGGTGCCGACGACGGCGGGAATACCGAGCTCGCGGGCGATGATCGCTGCGTGACACGTTCGGCCGCCGCGGTTCGTGACGATGGCCGAGGCCAGTTTCATGATCGGCTCCCAGTCGGGGTCGGTCATGTCGGCGACGAGCACGTCGCCCTGCCGAAACTCATTCATGCGGTCGATCGAGGTGAGCACCCGCACCGGTCCGGCGCCGATCTTCTGGCCGATGGCACGCCCGGCGATGACCAACGGGCCCGACCCGCCCAGTGCGTATCGCTGCAGCACCTGGCCTTTGCGCCGCGACACCACCGTCTCGGGCCGGGCCTGCAAGATGTAGAGCTTTCCGTCGATGCCGTCGCGCGCCCACTCGATGTCCATCGCCCGGCCGTAGTGGTCTTCGATCGTCAGCGCGTGGCGCGCGAGCTCTTCGACCTCGGCATCGGTGATGCTGAAGCGCGTGCGCTCGGCGGGCTCGGTGTCGGTGAAGACGGTGCTCGTCGAGGTGCTGCTGCCGCCCGCGTAGACCATCTTCACTGCCTTCTCTCCGAGAGCTCGAGACAAGATCGCCGCACGGCCGGCGCGCGTGCTCGGCTTGTAGACGTAGAACTCGTCGGGGTTCACGGCCCCTTGCACGACCGCCTCGCCGAGGCCGTACGACGAGGTGATGAAGACGGCGTCGGTGAAGCCCGACTCGGTATCAATCGTGAACATCACCCCCGAGGCGCCCACATCACTGCGGATCATGCGCTGCACGCCGGCCGACAGCGCGACCTCGTCGTGGGCGAAGCCGTGGTGCACGCGATAGGCGATGGCGCGGTCGTTGAAGAGCGAGGCGAAGACGCTACGAATCGCCTGCAGCAGGTTGTCGATGCCGCTGATGTTCAGGTACGTCTCCTGCTGCCCGGCGAACGAGGCATCGGGCAG
Coding sequences within:
- a CDS encoding LysE family translocator, which codes for MTIDTWLIFALAALGLSFTPGPNGLLALTHGAIYGLRRTVATVLGGALGFLVVIAISMFGIGALLTVVPEVLTVLKWVGGAYLVFLGIMVWRSPAITVGHDVERPSTAWWSLAQQGFLAAVTNPKGILFFVAFLPQFIDPQRDLGVQFAIMAATFIVIEIVFELVVAALSQSLQPLLARAGRWFNRVTGGFFIAIGVLLPWQL
- a CDS encoding WhiB family transcriptional regulator, with translation MDWRDKAACLTADPELFFPVGNTGPAVDQIEKAKTVCGRCTVTETCLQYALETNQDSGVWGGLSEDERRALKRRAARARRAS
- a CDS encoding LysE family translocator; translation: MVPLPELLAFVVAAIVIIAIPGPSVLFVVGRALVLGKRGALLSVLGNAAGVAIQIIAVAAGLGVLVAQSVMLLTVLKIVGALVLVWLGIQAIRHRHAVSGADLPAVSARPARLLRESFLVGISNPKTIVFFVAALPQFVVPGAGSPVLQMLELGAIFLVLGVAGDSVYALAAGAARDWFATNPRRMSGMRATGGAALIGLGGAMAVTARS
- the ppsA gene encoding phosphoenolpyruvate synthase; protein product: MTTNILWFDELGMGDVAQVGGKNASLGEMVSKLEPLGVRVPGGFATTADAYHDFLAAGGLYDRILELVMPLDVTDVTALARVGSTIRGWIEQQAFPAELEASIREAYQRLISDDPAPESVSWAVRSSATAEDLPDASFAGQQETYLNISGIDNLLQAIRSVFASLFNDRAIAYRVHHGFAHDEVALSAGVQRMIRSDVGASGVMFTIDTESGFTDAVFITSSYGLGEAVVQGAVNPDEFYVYKPSTRAGRAAILSRALGEKAVKMVYAGGSSTSTSTVFTDTEPAERTRFSITDAEVEELARHALTIEDHYGRAMDIEWARDGIDGKLYILQARPETVVSRRKGQVLQRYALGGSGPLVIAGRAIGQKIGAGPVRVLTSIDRMNEFRQGDVLVADMTDPDWEPIMKLASAIVTNRGGRTCHAAIIARELGIPAVVGTGTATSVMIDEQEVTVSCAEGDEGRVYEGLLPFEIIETSLEAMPPVPTKIMMNVGTPDQAFAFSHLPNRGVGLARLEFIINRQVGIHPRALLERDALPADLQKVVDEHCAAYPSPRDFFVSRVAEGVSTIAAAFAPEPVIVRLSDFKSNEYAGLIGGDRYEPREENPMLGYRGASRYVSDNFAEAFAMECEAMRHVRDDMGLTNVELMVPFVRTVAELEAVIEVLAANGLRRGENGLRIIMMCEIPSNAITAAAFLEHVDGFSIGSNDLTQLTLGVDRDSALVAGSFDERDPAVLALLELAIEGCRAAGKYVGICGQGPSDHPDLADWLVDHGIESMSLNPDTVVETWLRLAKR
- a CDS encoding sensor histidine kinase, whose amino-acid sequence is MSTLSDLVHEHGAADETDIEWLHLLLADGQLIADLAFADIVLWVPTTAGGFIAVGHARPSSSATLFYRDFVGHEVKPEWQRQVTQAYETAQIVDTSAPDWYEETPTRVRAVPVLRRPGRDGARVSEHPIAIITRHTNLSEARMPSRQELTFNECANDLFHMIAAGDFPDLGAPSGPRRGAPRASDGLLRLDLDGVVTFASPNGLSAFNRMGFVGELEGESLASVTTTLLAGRTLQVDESLPLVVTGRAPWRTDIESGGVTVTLRTVPLVRDGRRIGAMILVRDVTEVRHQERELITKDATIREIHHRVKNNLQTVASLLRIQARRAHSDSTKDALTQAMRRVAAIAVVHDTLSEGLNQNVDFDDVFARVLMLIAEVASSHNTVVRPRSTGSFGTLPSEYATPLALALTELVTNAVEHGLEGRPDGEVEIVATRTHDTLSVKVRDNGAGMPEGVVGSGLGTQIVRTLIQGELGGTIDWHTLEGEGTEVTIEVPLLYLRKKRA
- the bcp gene encoding thioredoxin-dependent thiol peroxidase, encoding MAQPRLDAGTPAPAFTLPDKDGAHVSLANYAGKKVVLYFYPAASTPGCTTQACDFRDNLASLQAAGYVVLGVSKDGPDALQKFAAEEHLPFPLLSDPDLAVHNAYGTYGEKSMYGKTVMGVIRSTFVIDEQGVIEHALYNVKATGHVASLRKKLGLDA
- a CDS encoding L-lactate permease, whose translation is MFEQDVDPVFGSLALSALAAALPLLLLFVLLGVFKVRAPFAAIAALGLSIVLAIIGWNMPPVQALSAAGAGVFYGLFPILWILVNALWVYRLTTVTRWFEVFGRTIRSVSDDLRILSILIAFCFGALLESLAGFGAPVAISAAMLLAAGMAPLKAALVSLLANTAPVAFGALAAPVIALAGVTGLPLDDLASMAGRQTPFMALLVPMILVFLVDGRRGLKQTWPVALVAGFVFGLAQFVTSNYFAVELTDVVAAVATIAAVLLMLRVWQPAELVSMSGAVEVGQPAVERPPVREVLMSVAPYLIIMAVFSIAQIAAVKAWFVSLSVTFAWPGLDVVTAAGEPAGAQMLHLDTLGATGTLLLISGLITAAVYRIVPRAGFAAYGATLHQLRWTIVTVTAVLGLSFVMNLSGQATSLGVALASAGGFFVVLSPIIGWIGVALTGSDTSSNVLFGPVQVAAAEQVGLEPVLMAAANSSAGVLGKMLSVQNLAVAAAAVGMVGSEGTLLRKLLPWSLGLLALITLLIVLQSTPVLGWMVP